The Grus americana isolate bGruAme1 chromosome 30, bGruAme1.mat, whole genome shotgun sequence genome includes the window tactgggcagctgcagcaggtcggggtggggggttactggtgttactgggagTTACTGGGAGTTACCCGGGGGTtactgggcagctgcagcaggtcggggtggggggttactggtgttactggggggttactgggagttactggtgttactgggagTTACCCGGGGGTtactgggcagctgcagcaggtcggggggggggggttactggggggttactggtgttactgggagTTACCCGGGGGTtactgggcagctgcagcaggtcggggtggggggttactggtgttactgggagTTACTGGGAGTTACCCGGGGGTtactgggcagctgcagcaggtcggggtggggggttactggtgttactggggggttactgggagttactggtgttactgggagTTACCCGGGGGTtactgggcagctgcagcaggtcggGGTTACTGGggttactggtgttactggtgttactgggagTTACCCGGGGGTtactgggcagctgcagcaggtcggGGTGGGGGGTTACTTGTGTTACTGGGAGTTACTGGGAGTTACCCGGGGGTtactgggcagctgcagcaggtcggggtggggggttactggtgttactggggGGTTAGTGGGGTTACTGGGGggttactggtgttactgggagTTACCCGGGGGTtactgggcagctgcagcaggtcggggtggggggttactggtgttactggtgttactggtgttactgggagTTACCCGGGGGTtactgggcagctgcagcaggtcggggtggggggttactggtgttactggggggttactggggttactgggggttactggtgttactgggagTTACCCGGGGGTTACTGGGCAGGTGCAGCaggtcggggtgggggggttactggtgttactgggagTTACCCGGGGGTTACTGGGGTTACTGGGggttactggtgttactgggagTTACCCGGGGGTtactgggcagctgcagcaggtcggggtggggggttactggtgttactgggagTTACCCGGGGGTTACTGGGGTTACTGGGggttactggtgttactgggagTTACCCGGGGGTtactgggcagctgcagcaggtcggggtggggggttactgggggttactggtgttactgggagTTACCCGGGGGTTACTGGGGTTACTGGGggttactggtgttactgggagTTACCCGGGGGTTACTGGGGTTACTGGGggttactggtgttactgggagTTACCCGGGGGTtactgggcagctgcagcaggtcggggtggggggttactgggggttactggtgttactgggagTTACCCGGGGGTtactgggcagctgcagcaggtcggggtggggggttactggtgttactgggagTTACCCGGGGGTtactgggcagctgcagcaggtcggggtgggggggttactggtgttactgggagTTACCCGGGGGTtactgggcagctgcagcaggtcggggtggggggttactggtgttactgggagTTACCCGGGGGTtactgggcagctgcagcaggtcggggtggggggggttactggtgttactggtgttactggggttactgggggttactggtgttactgggagTTACCCGGGGGTtactgggcagctgcagcaggtcggGGTGCCGCCGGGTGCTGTTGTAGCCGCTGGTGACCAGGAGGTGCCCGAATTCCTCCCGGTTCGTCACGTGCAGGAACagcccctggggggggggaggggcagctgggacccctcccccccccccccccccctccatgggcagcccctccccccccccaaagtgaccccccccccccattgtgATTccactccccctccccctcgATGGggtctgccccctccccccccccccaagatcacccctcccccccccaacaccccctcccccaatgGGGATCCCCTCCCCCCATGGaaacccctccccccccccaagacacCACCCCCCACATTGTgatctccccctccccccatgcaaatcccctcccccaccccgaGCACCCCTCCCCCAtagtgaccccccccccccccccaccccggggttcccctcccccaaatgtcaccccccccccaatgacccctcccccccagggATCCCCTCCCCCCAATGACCCCCCCCACTAcgcccccccagagcccccccccccccaaatccccctcccccattggaacaaccccccccccccaaatccccctcccCCATGGCAAACACCCCCCCAGgacgcccctcccccccccggtGTGGTTTTGATTGACAAGGGGGCGGGGCCTACCCGCTCGCGGGCGTGGCGGCAGAACGCCATGTCGGGGTCGGTGTCGGGGCGGGTGAACACGGGCCCCTCCCCCAGCTGTCCGCGCAGCGCGGCCCCGCCCACCAGGTAGGCGTGGCTCAGGTACGGCACGTTCCACACCCCCCTGGCCCCGCCCACCCGGCGTCAGGGAGGGGGTGGGGAcacgccccgcccctcccccacgAGCCCCGCCCACCAGCGGCGATAGGATGCGGCCCCCaccccgggggggcggggcctcggCATAAGTCCCGCCTCTGTgggaggagctggcagagggcTGGGCGGGGCTTAGAGGGGGCGGGGTTGGCACAGGGATGACTCCAGGGATGGGGTTACAGGGGGGCGGGGCTTCCGGGGGGGCGTGGCTTTGGGGGGGCGTGGCTCTGGGAAGCTGGCCTGTCATGGGGTGTGGCTCCCTGGGTGTGGCCTATCAGGTGCAGAGCCCTGGGGGGGGCGTGGCTCCGGGTGAGGGGCTCCCAGGGGCGTGGCTCCAAAGGGGGCGTGGCTCCAAAGGGGGCGTGGCTTCTGGGAGAGTGGCTCCCCAAGTGGGCGTGGCTCCCAAGGGGGGGTGGCTCCCAATGGGTGTGGCTTTCCGGAGGGGGTGTGGCTCAAAGGGGGCGTGGCTTCGGGGGCGTGGCTCCCAAGGGGCGTGGCTCGGAGGGGGCGTGGCTCGGAGGGGGCGTGTCGGGGCGGCACCCACCGTCGCTTGCCCTGGACGATGTCGACGTAGTCCTGCGCCCGGGCGTAGAAGCCCTCGGGGCTGAGGGCGCCCCAGAAGTTGGACCAGAGCTGCCCCGGGCGGGAGAGCAGCGGGGCCAGCACCCGCCTGCGGAGGGGTCAcgggggggtcaggggtcacggggggggtcaggggtcaTAGGAGTCATGGAGGGGCAGGGGTTCTGGGGTggttgggggagggggggcaggggtccCAGGGGTCATGGAGGGTCAGGTGTCACAGGAGGTCAGGGATCacggggggggggtcaggggtcatgggggggtcaggggtcaTGGAGGTCAGGGTAACAAGGGGTCACAGGTCATGGGGTCAGGGGTCACAGGTCAGGGGTCACTGGGGGTCAGGGGTCATGGAAGTCATGGATCACAGAGGGTCAGGGGTTGGGCTCATGGGTCACAAGGGGGTTGGAGGTCAGGGGTCAGAGAGGTCAGGGGTCAGAGTAGGTATGGGGTCATGGGTGTCAGGGGTCATGGGGTCCGAGGTTGGGAGGGTCAGGGATCAcggggaggggttgggggattggggggggtgggggatcAGGGAGGTCAGGGGTCAGTGGGAGTCAGGGTccggggggggtcaggggtcaGTGGGGgtcgcgggggggggggggcacccaccgGTTCTGGCGCAGGAGGGCGCGCAGGGCCCCGGGGTGGGTGAGGGCCACGTCCCCGTCCAGGCTCAGGTAGTGCTGGCACTGGGGGTCCCGCCGGCACAGCGCCCTGCCGCACCCGCACCCATGGCCACCGGCACACCGGGGACaccggggacaccccccccccccgacagcCCCCCCCatggccctgcagcccccccacgtccccccccaTGACCCCACATCCCCCCATAGATGCCCAcatcccccctgtccccccatatgtgcccatgtccccccccacactccccccccatgcccccccgtACAtgcccatgtcccccccatgtcccccccatgtcccccccccgtcccccccgtaCAtgcccatgtccccccccatgtccccccatgtccccccccccgtacATGCCCATgtccccccctgtccccccccgtACAtgcccatgtcccccccatgtcccccccccgtcccccccgtaCAtgcccatgtcccccccatgtccccccatgtccccccccgtACAtgcccatgtccccccccatgtccccccatgtccccccctgtccccccccgtACAtgcccatgtccccccccatgtccccccccatgtccccccccgtccccccccccgtacatgcccatgtccccccccatgtccccccccgtccccccccgtaCAtgcccatgtccccccccatgtccccccccatgtccccccccatgtccccccccccgtacatgcccatgtccccccccatgtcccccccccgcccccccccgtacatgcccatgtcccccccatgtccccacccgccccccccccgtacatgcccatgtccccccccatgtccccccccatgtccccccccgtcccccccccgtaCAtgcccatgtccccccccatgtcccccccatgtccccccccgtcccccccccgtaCATGCCCATGtcccgcgccgcccccgcccccagcGCCTCCTCGGGCCCCACGAGTCTGGCAGAGGCGAAGCGCCGGCGCAGGCGAGGCCAAATGGCCGCGATGTGGGGCTCGTGGTGCACCTCCTGCGGGGCACCCGCGTCAGGGCACCCACGGCCGGGGGCACCCATCGGGGGCACCCACGGCCAGGGGAACCCACATCAGGGCACCCACGGGGGCACCCACGGCcaggggcacccatgggggcACCCGCGTCAGGGCACCCACGGGGTCACCCATGGCCAGGGGCACCCACAGCCAGGAGCACCCACGGGGTCACCCACGGCCAGGGGCACCCACAGCCAGGAGCACCCATAGCTGGGGCACCCATTGGGGCACCTGCGTCAGGGCACCCATAGGGGCACCCACAGCCAGGGACACCCACGTGAGGGCACCCATGACcaggggcacccatgggggcACCCACAGCCAGGGACACCCACATCAGGGCACCCATGGGGGCACCCATGGCCAGGGGCACCCACAGCCAGGAGCACCCATAGctggggcacccatgggggcacccacagccaggggcacccacagccaggggcacccatgggggcACCCACGGCCAGGGGCACCCACAGCcaggggcacccatgggggggggagggggcaccctGAGGTCAGGAGCACCCAtggtgggggggcacccagggcaggtgggggggggttggggggggtcctgggggggggttgggggtcccagggggagTTGGAGGGtcctggggggaggggggggggttggggtccCCTGAGGGGTTGGAGGGtcctggggggagggggggggggttggggtcccaggggggatttggggggtcctgggggggggtttgggggtcccaggggggatttgggggtcccaggggtgggtttggggtccctgggggatttggggggtccctgggggggtttgggggtcccagggggtttgggggtcctggggggggtttgggggtccctggggagtttgggggtcccaggaaggtttggggtccctgggggatttggggggtccctgggggagtttgggggtcccagggggatttgggggtcctggggtgggtttgggggtcccagggggatttgggggtccctgagggatttgggggtcccgggggggttCGGGGGTGCCCCCCACTCACGCTGTTGTGCAGGAAGAGGCGCAGGCGGGTGGGGGGGTAGCGCCAGTGCAGGAGGCGCTGGAGGAACTGGGGCAGGAAGGGGGTGGGCTGCTCCACGAagacccccagcagcacccacggcagctcctcctcctggggggggcgggggggcagcgtGGGGCACCCCACGGcaccggggaagggggggggggcaccccacaACCCACAGCACCCCGTGGGGTGacgcacagccccccccccccccccatactgCGAGGTCATCGAGGGCTCCCCAGATCCTCAGGacccccccaggcaccccccacccccccccccccgtaccaGGACCCTCTCAAGGGGCCGCAGGTCAAGGTCAcagcccctgggacccccccagcccctcccccctactgagacaccccccccccagaccaCCACAGGTCAAGGTCACAGCCCAGGGGACCCCTTGACCTCCcatgacccccccccccccagaaccctTCTAGAACCCCCCtggacccccccccagacccctccccCAATTACCACAGGTCAAGGTCAcagcccctgggacccccccagcccccccccccgtaccgGGACGCCCTCGAGGGGCCGCAGGTCAAGGTCACAGTCGCCGCAGCCGCCCTCGTAGCTCCACCCGGCCGGGATGTAGTTGCCCAGGTagttcagctgcagctggggggggggggggggctgcgtcAGAAattgggggaccccccccccacaccagggacccccccccactggggacccccccccaccctacCGGAGGGGTCCCTCAACCCCCCCCTTgcaccccaaaactccccctgcaccccaactCCCCCTGCACCTGAaccccctccctgcacccccaaatcccccccagggacccccccaaactccccagccccccccccccaagtgcaCCCCGATACCACACAGGGCAGGGACAATGTTGGggtaccccccccccaactcttCCTGGGGGGACCCTGGACCCCCCCATCACCCTCAGCAGGGGGTCAGGGGGCTcccagggttttggggggtcccccaggggtttggggggggtgttgggggtcTGGGGAGGCCCAGagaggttttggggggtcccatggggttttgggggtcccccTGTCCCTTGGTGGGGCCGTTCCCATGGATGacaggcagggagcggggggtactgggagccctgggggggggggcagaggggttttgggggtcctaggggggttttggggttcctgtggggttttggggtgtcccgtggggttttggggacccccccccccccgtaccttGGTGGGGCCGTTCCCGTGGATGACGACGGGCAGCGTGTCATAAGCCACGTTCCGCGCCCGCACGCGCCCCGGCTCGAACTTGAGGACCACCTCatctggaggggggggggggtttgggggtgtcaaaggaggggggggggcgtggtttggggggacccccccgtaccccaaaccccccccggctccccaaCACCCCAatatctcccccccccccaccgatGGCGCCGTTGAGGTTCTGGAAGATGCGGGAGTGATGGTCCAGcgccagccccagctcctcctggggggggggaaaagggggttCAGGGGGGGTCCCCCagattttgggggggctggggagagcctgGAGAAGGGGGGAAGGGATTCTCAGGGGGCActgggaggtttgggggggggcaagAGGGTTTTTGGGGGATCTGGGAAGGTTCTGGAGGGGGTGGACACCACCCCCaaagtgggggggggtgggggtggattTGGGGGGACTCagagggttttgggggtcctggAAAGGgttggggggatttggggggggtccctgggggttttgggggggctcaggggggtTTGGAGGGTCCCTGGGCattttggggtccctggggggttttggggggggcttagggaggtttgggggtcttgagtggatttggggggggtccctgggggggctcagggaggtttggggggtccctgggggttttgggggggctcaggagggtttggggggtcccagggggatttggggggggagtccctgggggttttggggtccctggggggttttgggggttccAGGGGGATTTGGTGGGGGCTTAGGGAGGTTTGGGGGTCTTGagtggatttggggggggtccctgggggttttgggggggctcaggagggtttggggggtcccggggggatTTAGGGGTGGTCTCcgggggttttgggggtccctgggggggtttGGAGGTTCCCTGgggtttttggggagggggctcAGAGAGGTTTGAGGGTCCCTGGGGGATttgagggggggggtggggtcctggggggttttgggggttccggggggttttgggggtccccggggggttttggggtcccaCCCTGAGCCCCGGGTGCAGGTAGAGGCGGGTGTAGAAGAGCTggtcgtcgtcgtcgtcgcgGAAGCGCCACCGCTCCACCAGGCGCCACACGGTCGGGGCGAAGCCGATGaatcctgggggggggggggggggatgggacaggacaccccaaaaatggcatctcccctccccccccccatcagggGAACCCCTaaaccttcccctcccccccgggccaccctgcctcccccccagcaccctcaggcccccccccccagggtccccccaaacccctcgCTATCCCGGTGCCCCCCAaactcctccctcccctcctggggcccccccaatcccccctcAAACCCCCCAAGatcccctgggacccccaaaccccttcaCACCCCCCAaggcccccccaaaccccccaagacccccccaGAGGTCCTCCATGCACCCCCAGatgccccccaaccccccccatgcacccccacccccccccaagacccccccaaatccaccccccagccccccccaaagccctgcaatcccccccagggaccccccaaacccccccacgTACCCCaatccccccccagccacccccaaccccccccagaTGCCCTCAAACCCCCACCAGggtccccccacacccccaacccccccccaccaccccccccaaacccccacaaccCCTCCCAgggccccccaaacccccccagacacccccaaacccccccaccagcccccccaaacctctgGAAACCCCCtcagggcccccccaaacccctgcaatccccccccagggcccccccacccccccaggagcccccccaaacccccacaacGCCCCCCAaggccccccccaaaccccccaaatcccccccaccggccccccc containing:
- the LOC129197888 gene encoding multifunctional procollagen lysine hydroxylase and glycosyltransferase LH3-like gives rise to the protein MAPLPVPLPVLLPVLLPALGLLLPAATLSPPGPEQLLVLTVATEGTEGYERFLRSARRFNYSVQTLGLGQAWRGGDVAHTVGGGQKVRWLKAAMAGLRERQDLVVLFVDSYDVVFAGGPRELLAKFWGAGARVLFSAEAFCWPQEGLAPAYPPAPGGKPYLNSGGFIGFAPTVWRLVERWRFRDDDDDQLFYTRLYLHPGLREELGLALDHHSRIFQNLNGAIDEVVLKFEPGRVRARNVAYDTLPVVIHGNGPTKLQLNYLGNYIPAGWSYEGGCGDCDLDLRPLEGVPEEELPWVLLGVFVEQPTPFLPQFLQRLLHWRYPPTRLRLFLHNSEVHHEPHIAAIWPRLRRRFASARLVGPEEALGAGAARDMGMALCRRDPQCQHYLSLDGDVALTHPGALRALLRQNRRVLAPLLSRPGQLWSNFWGALSPEGFYARAQDYVDIVQGKRRGVWNVPYLSHAYLVGGAALRGQLGEGPVFTRPDTDPDMAFCRHARERGLFLHVTNREEFGHLLVTSGYNSTRRHPDLLQLPSNPRDWEEKYLHENYSRIFEENLYEEPCPDVYQFPLFSEQLCEELLDEVEHYGRWSQDHHEAGAEAVALGPLGLEPAWLGALRRFLPPVTRKLFPGYHPKGRAVLSAVVRYRPHPPAPPPPAHGPPTATISLSLALSPPQVLGGTGGGAPP